In one Nicotiana sylvestris chromosome 8, ASM39365v2, whole genome shotgun sequence genomic region, the following are encoded:
- the LOC104237260 gene encoding replication protein A 70 kDa DNA-binding subunit A-like: MPPINLTEGAIAILTNREAHAEDFKPVLQITDIRLVNTQNQNNNNERYRILLSDGEFLQQGMLATQKNDLIRSQQIQKGSIIQMNQFVCNNIQNRMIIIVIELDILLETCDTIGEPKHYLPNGISPSVPGPAAPLQPSTNQSGGLSGSPQSFTAVSATSSSAPRSNMPGGMRSPESTRSIGYNTSSAGNIDSERYSSTSAPLYPKAESGPAISRAPMNNYVRPPQPSYQQHPQSSYQQPPPLYSNRGPIAKNEAPPRIVPIAALNPYQGRWTIKARVTAKAELRHYNNQRGDGKVFSFDLLDSDGGEIRVTCFNSVADQFYHQIEPGRVYLISKGSLRPAQKSYNHLPNDHEIMLESTSVVQPCFEDDRTIPQQQFHFRPISDIEALENNSVVDVIGVVSSISPSSSIMRKNGTETQKRVLQLKDMSGKSVELTLWGNFCNAEGQTLQSMCDSGASPVLAVKAGRVNDFNGKSVGTISTSKLFTEPDFPEALKLKAWFEREGKNMPSVSLSREVSSIGRTDVRKTISQIKDERLGTSEKPDWITISATVTFIKGENFCYPACPLMIGDRQCNKKVTNNGDGKWRCDRCDQTVDECEYRYILQFQIQDHTGLTWVTAFQECGDQIMGVSAKELYFLKYEGQDDDRFTDIMRNVLFNKFIFKLKVKEEMFSDEQRVKSTVVKAEKLNFQSEIRFLLDLIDKNNGQESSTLPPKTDNATPTSGYNNAGFGSRTIEPMNPVANYGGSNSSISRESGLQGNQQGQYGNQFTGSQFAPPGSTGMYMSCNSCGGTGHSASNCPSIMSGQGQAYGGGFGNRVTSGMSSDGASGECYKCHQFGHWARDCPGVSNAPPATNMTPASGMSSGGASVECYKCHQLGHWARDCPGVSSAPAANNMTPGRYGNPPRQRVGGF; encoded by the exons ATGCCGCCGATAAACTTGACGGAAGGCGCGATAGCGATTCTAACGAACCGCGAAGCACATGCggaggattttaaaccggtgttACAAATCACAGATATTCGGTTAGTGAACACTCAGAATCAGAATAACAATAACGAACGGTACCGGATCCTTTTATCGGACGGGGAGTTTCTTCAGCAAGGGATGTTAGCTACGCAAAAAAACGATCTTATTCGGTCTCAACAGATTCAAAAAGGATCTATTATTCAGATGAATCAGTTCGTTTGTAATAACATCCAAAATCGAAT GATCATCATTGTCATTGAATTAGATATTTTACTGGAGACATGTGATACCATTGGAGAACCAAAGCATTATCTCCCAAATGGTATTAGTCCTTCAGTGCCAGGGCCAGCTGCCCCACTTCAGCCTTCCACCAATCAATCAGGTGGTTTAAGTGGCAGCCCTCAATCCTTTACTGCTGTTTCAGCTACTTCAAGCTCAGCTCCAAGATCAAATATGCCTGGTGGGATGCGATCTCCCGAGTCAACCCGTAGCATTGGTTATAATACTTCCTCTGCTGGTAATATTGACTCTGAAAGATATAGTTCAACAAGTGCACCCCTTTACCCCAAAGCAGAATCTGGTCCAGCGATTTCACGGGCTCCGATGAATAATTATGTGCGGCCACCTCAGCCTTCTTATCAGCAGCATCCTCAGTCTTCTTATCAGCAGCCACCACCGTTGTACTCAAACAGAGGACCTATAGCCAAGAACGAAGCACCGCCGAGGATTGTTCCAATTGCTGCTCTCAATCCATATCAGGGTCGATGGACTATCAAGGCCAGGGTTACTGCTAAGGCAGAACTCAGACACTACAACAATCAAAGGGGTGATGGAAAAGTATTCTCTTTTGATCTTCTTGATTCTGATGGAGGAGAAATAAGAGTAACATGCTTTAACTCTGTAGCTGACCAATTTTACCACCAGATTGAGCCAGGTAGAGTGTATTTGATTTCCAAGGGTAGCTTGAGACCAGCTCAGAAATCTTACAATCACCTTCCAAATGACCATGAAATTATGCTCGAGAGCACATCAGTGGTTCAACCTTGTTTTGAGGATGACAGGACTATTCCTCAACAACAATTTCATTTTCGGCCAATCAGTGATATTGAGGCCTTGGAGAACAATAGTGTGGTAGATGTGATTGGTGTGGTGTCTTCAATAAGTCCATCTAGCTCAATAATGAGGAAAAATGGTACAGAAACTCAGAAAAGAGTTCTCCAGCTGAAGGACATGTCTGGCAAAAGTGTTGAATTAACTTTGTGGGGAAATTTCTGCAATGCAGAAGGTCAAACACTTCAAAGTATGTGTGATTCTGGAGCTTCCCCTGTTTTGGCAGTCAAAGCTGGTAGAGTAAATGATTTTAATGGAAAATCTGTAGGTACTATATCTACAAGCAAGTTGTTTACAGAACCGGATTTTCCTGAAGCTCTAAAACTGAAGGCATGGTTCGAGAGGGAGGGAAAGAACATGCCATCAGTATCTCTTTCCCGAGAAGTGAGCAGCATTGGTCGGACAGATGTGCGAAAAACTATATCTCAAATCAAAGATGAACGATTGGGCACTTCCGAGAAGCCAGATTGGATCACAATAAGTGCCACTGTTACATTTATAAAGGGTGAGAACTTTTGCTATCCTGCTTGTCCCCTCATGATAGGAGATCGACAGTGCAACAAAAAAGTGACAAATAATGGGGATGGGAAATGGCGGTGTGACAGGTGTGATCAGACTGTTGATGAATGCGAATATAGGTACATTCTTCAGTTCCAGATTCAGGACCATACTGGCTTAACCTGGGTTACTGCATTTCAGGAATGTGGTGACCAGATCATGGGTGTCTCTGCAAAAGAACTGTATTTCCTAAAATATGAGGGGCAGGATGATGATAGATTTACAGATATCATGCGTAATGTCTTATTTAACAAATTTATCTTCAAATTGAAagtgaaagaagagatgtttagcgATGAACAGCGCGTTAAGTCAACAGTGGTCAAAGCAGAGAAGCTGAACTTCCAATCAGAGATCCGGTTTCTGTTGGATTTGATAGACAAGAACAATGGGCAGGAATCCAGTACTCTGCCTCCTAAGACAGATAATGCAACTCCAACTTCAGGGTATAATAATGCTGGATTTGGGAGTAGAACCATAGAACCGATGAATCCTGTTGCAAATTATGGTGGCAGCAATAGCAGTATCAGCAGAGAAAGTGGACTGCAGGGAAATCAGCAAGGTCAATACGGAAATCAGTTTACTGGCTCGCAGTTTGCTCCACCTGGTTCTACAGGCATGTATATGAGCTGTAATAGTTGTGGTGGAACAGGCCATAGTGCTTCAAACTGTCCAAGCATCATGAGTGGTCAGGGCCAGGCATATGGAGGTGGCTTTGGCAATAGGGTAACTTCAGGAATGAGCAGTGATGGTGCTTCCGGTGAGTGCTATAAATGCCATCAGTTTGGACATTGGGCAAGAGATTGCCCAGGTGTAAGCAATGCACCCCCTGCCACTAACATGACTCCTGCTTCAGGAATGAGCAGTGGTGGTGCTTCCGTTGAGTGTTATAAATGCCATCAGCTTGGACATTGGGCAAGAGATTGCCCAGGTGTAAGCAGTGCACCCGCTGCCAATAACATGACTCCTGGAAGATATGGGAATCCTCCAAGGCAACGTGTTGGTGGATTTTGA
- the LOC104227821 gene encoding uncharacterized protein, with translation MEFFFRTQYEETSGCSFSGQDIQRCPFLRNINKPTNFSFFSSLNFPTPVKGGKGPIFEDGPNFDMAFKVFHGKDGVVPLSGRSQPSNDNTEAESAPQFHPLATKAATISLSAFGPGGPFSFDSFSRKWNSQKKKPESSKKKKPSSQNNSSKHEAMGNEWLETGNCPIAKSYRAVSGVLPLVATAFQLPPGMKLKCPPAIVAARAALARTAFVKTLRPQPLSSKMLVIGALGMAANIPLGIWREHTEKFSPSWFAAVHAAVPFIAMLRKSVVMPKTAMALTIAASILGQVIGSRAERLRMKAKAESLKLVAQTGSDGIIAGLNSIQVNSMPDRCSCGKQGMIKGQSSNEPGNPITSSASLCF, from the exons ATGGAGTTCTTCTTCAGGACACAGTATGAGGAGACATCTGGTTGCTCCTTCAGTGGGCAGGACATTCAAAGATGCCCATTCTTGAGGAACATCAATAAACCGACAaacttttctttcttctcttcccTGAACTTCCCCACACCT GTAAAGGGGGGTAAAGGTCCAATTTTTGAAGATGGCCCCAACTTCGATATGGCATTTAAAGTCTTCCATGGAAAAGATGGTGTTGTCCCACTTTCTGGAAGATCTCAACCTTCCAATGACAACACGGAAGCAGAGTCTGCTCCTCAATTTCATCCGTTAGCGACAAAAGCTGCCACCATAAGTTTGTCAGCATTTGGACCAGGAGGTCCTTTTAGTTTTGATTCTTTCTCTCGGAAATGGAATTCACAGAAGAAGAAGCCTGAGTCatccaaaaagaaaaaacctTCTTCTCAG AACAATTCCTCTAAGCACGAGGCAATGGGGAACGAGTGGTTGGAGACAGGGAACTGTCCTATCGCCAAATCTTATAGAGCTGTGAGCGGTGTCCTCCCACTTGTGGCAACAGCATTTCAGCTGCCTCCTGGAATGAAGCTCAAATGCCCACCTGCAATTGTTGCAGCCAGGGCTGCCCTTGCCAGGACTGCCTTTGTGAAGACTCTGCGGCCACAACCACTGTCTTCAAAGATGCTTGTTATTGGAGCCTTGGGTATGGCAGCCAATATTCCACTAGGCATATGGAGAGAGCACACTGAGAAGTTCTCACCATCTTGGTTTGCTGCTGTCCATGCTGCTGTTCCTTTTATAGCTATGCTGAGGAAGTCGGTTGTGATGCCCAAAACAGCTATGGCATTAACCATTGCTGCTTCAATCTTGGGACAGGTCATTGGCTCAAGAGCAGAGCGACTTCGAATGAAAGCAAAAGCCGAGAGTCTTAAATTGGTAGCGCAGACTGGCTCAGATGGGATTATTGCAGGTCTCAACTCGATCCAGGTCAATAGTATGCCCGACCGGTGCTCATGTGGCAAACAGGGGATGATTAAAGGCCAATCCTCGAATGAACCCGGCAACCCTATCACTTCATCTGCCAGTCTTTGTTTCTAA
- the LOC104237261 gene encoding uncharacterized protein produces the protein MQSRSTLLKLKIGWKSYQKLIHQWRILRGDNVITISGKDKGETGTIKRVIRSQNRVIIEGKNLVKKHIKQGQGHEGGIFTVEAPLHVSNVQVVDPVTGKPTKVGIRYLEDGSKVRVSRGIGASGSIIPWPEILKIRTTPRPTIAGPKDTPMEVVMERTYDPKTGKCMPDL, from the exons ATGCAAAGCAGGAGTACTTTACTGAAGCTAAAAATAGGTTGGAAAAGTTATCAGAAACTCATTCATCAGTGGAGAATTCTCAGAGGTGATAAT GTCATAACTATCAGTGGAAAAGATAAAGGCGAGACTGGTACCATTAAACGTGTCATACGTTCCCAAAACCGTGTAATCATTGAGGGCAAAAACCTG GTCAAGAAACATATTAAACAAGGGCAAGGCCATGAAGGTGGAATATTTACAGTTGAAGCCCCGCTGCATGTATCCAATGTTCAGGTTGTAGATCCAGTCACAGG GAAACCAACAAAGGTCGGAATTAGATACCTAGAGGATGGCTCCAAAGTAAGAGTCTCAAGAGGTATAGGAGCGTCAGGTTCTATTATTCCCTGGCCCGAGATCTTAAAAATAAGGACCACACCAAGGCCTACAATTG CTGGTCCCAAGGATACTCCAATGGAGGTGGTCATGGAGAGAACATATGATCCAAAAACAGGAAAATGCATGCCAGATCTCTGA